The sequence below is a genomic window from Chondrinema litorale.
TAGTTTCTGGTTGGAGCATCATCATATCCCAGAAAGATTTGGAATCTATAATCTGTGCGGAAGTTAACAAATAGCCTTCCCCAAATTCTAACATCGTATCAGAGATGTCACACTTGGCTGAAGCCGGTTTTTGTTTTTTCTTCCCAAATATATTGTTCAAAAAGCCCATCAATCTAAATTTTAATAAAACGATATACTAATGTATTCTGTGAAATTGAATATAGATAGTTAATTTTTATAAGTGGTTGGTTAAGGAAAGCACTGGCGGTAAAAAAATCGACACGATTGGAAAGTGCTTTAATTAGTAACTTTTCATGTTTAAAGACGCGATCACTAGCGGAGAAGTTGCCTATTTGTGGAAAAATAAACTGTTTGTTACATGAGAGGTAATATTTGGATATATTTATGGAGAATCGATATAAGTTGAGTTAATTACCCCTAAACAAATGAACTATCAAATCGTAGTTTTCTTAAACAAGAAAGCGTCTACCTGCGCAATTATTTTAGTGCTAATCACTTTTGCAATAAGTTGTAACACTCCGCAGCAGATTAAAACTAAAAAGCCAAATATACTTTTTGTTTCTATTGATGATTTAAGACCTGCTTTAGGAGCTTATGAAGACCCTATAGCGATCACACCAAATCTCGATCAGTTTGCCAGTGAGGGGATGACTTTTAGACAAACCTTTTGCCAGTCAGCAGTTTGTGCGCCATCCAGAGCAAGTTTAATGACTGGGCTGAGGCCAGATTCAACCAGAGTTTGGCATTTGGGTGACAAGTTCCGAGAGATAAACCCTGAAACCGTAACCATGCCTCAGCACTTTGCCAAGTTTGGTTATCATACAGTAAACATCGGGAAGATATTTCATAATTACATGCCTGATTCTGTATCGTGGGATGAGCCAGATTTAAGACCTACTCAGTTTGTAAAACCAGAATGGATTGGCAGAGATGGGGAGACTTTTTACATCAGTGAAGAAGTAAATCAGTCTCAAGAAATAAAAAGAGATTCATTGTTAAAGTTAAAACCTGTAAGATATGCTGATGGATGGAATACAGGTCCTGTTTGGGAAGCTGCTGATGTGCATGATTCATTGTATTACGATGGAGCTCAAACAGAATTAGCTAAAAGAACACTGTCTAGATTGGCTAAGATGGATGAACCATTCTACATGGGACTGGGCTTTTTTAGGCCACACTTGCCATTTGCTGTGCCTAAAAAGTATTGGGATTTATATAACCGAGATAAAATCCCATGAGCTGCTAACCCGAATATACCAGAAGGTGCGCCATTACATACTATGAATTCAATGTATGAGCTCAGGCATTACGATGGCTTTGGGCATATTGGTCATCCTACATCTAATTATAGAATGAGTGAAGATACAGTTCGTATTTTACGACATGGATACTATGCTAGTGTAAGTTATGTAGATGCTTTGTTTGGCGAGTTGGTTAGTCATTTAAAGGAACTGGGTATTTATGAGAACACCATCATTATTGTTTGGGGCGATCATGGTTGGAAGTTAGGGGACCATAACAGTTGGGGTAAAATGACTAATTATAATATCGATTTAAAAGTACCTATGATGATAAGGTATCCGGAACAACAACAGAGAGGTGCTCATACTTTTGCTATTACAGAATTGGTCGATATGTTTCCATCTTTATGTGAATTAGCCGGAATAGAAGTGCCAACTTATATGCAAGGTACTAGTTTTGTGCCTTTGTTAAATAACCCGGAATTGCCTTGGAAAACCGCTGCATTTAGCCAGTTTCATCGTAGGCCAAGGGTTTCAGCAGATGGCAAACGATATATGGGTTATTCTATCAATACAGATGAGTTTCATTATATTGAGTGGTATGGTTGGGATCATAAAACGGGAATTAGGGGAGAGTATACAACTGCCGAATTATACGATAGACAAAACGATCCTTTTGAAACAGTGAATATTGCTGAAAATGAAGCATATAATGAAGTGGTAGAAGACTTATCTAAACAACTAGCTGCTGGTTGGAAAAAGGCAATACCAGAAAGTTGAAATGTGATTACTTGAATTTAAAGTAGAATTAAAACAATGATAAAGTATTTGTTGAATGTCTGCATAATTACATTTTATTCCTATACAACTCAAGCTCAACAACTGACTGATTGTGAGCTAGATTCTATTGATGGTATGGAGGTGATGTTAATTGTTGAAGAATCTCCTGAGTATGAAGGTGGATACTCTCAGTTTTATAAAGATTTAAAGTTACCTTCTCATCCTGCAATACTATATTTTTCTTTTGTCATTGATGCTGAAGGGAATATCAGAAATTTCTGTTCATCAGCAGAAATTGAAAATTTGGAAGAGCTAATAGAAAATATTAATCGCTGGAAAGCAGGTAAGCAAAGAGGTAAAAAAGTACCTGTTCGACTTACCGGACCAATGCATATCAAGTGGGGCTGATATTTTGAGCTTGAAATTCATAAAATGTTATGTTTTATAAGCTTAATAGTAATAATTAAATCTGTTATCATAGTCAAATCAGATTAACATATCCCATAGATTAGAATCGCCAAACTGTAGACAAAAATCGACTCCTCACATATTTAAGACATTAAAATTCTTAGGAGATGAGTATATTTATGGATATCGATCTAATTTAGTAGAATTTTAAAACTCTAAGATTTACGATTACTTACATTTTACGATAAATATGAATAAGAGAAAACTATCGATTGTTGGTGGTGCGCTAGTTATAATTGCGTCTATCTTCTTTGCAATGAAAATAGCAACTCCAGAAGAGCAAACGGCGAGAAAGCAAGTAGTTTCTGACCTAAAACTTGTACGAACATCTTTGGTGAAAAATCAAGATGTAAACTCTTCAGTAGCGGTAACGGGGAAACTAGAAGCCAAAAACAAAATAGAAATTTATGCTGAGGTTTCTGGTGTAATGTTAGAAGCCAGTAAAGAATTTAAACCCGGTAATTATTACAGAAAAGGCGAGGTGCTTGTAAAATTAGATGATTCTGAAGCCAGACTTGATATGCTCGCTCAAAAAAGCAATGTATTAAATCAAATAACACTCATCTTACCCGAAATTAAAATCGATTACTCTCAAAGTGCAAGTGAGTGGTTAGAGTATGTAGAAAGCTTTGATGTAAACAAGCCACTTCCAGAACTACCAGAGCCAAAAAACGATCAGGAAAAGTACTTTTTTGCGGCTCAGAATGTATACAACCTTTATTACACTATTAAAAGTGCAGAGTCTCGTTTAGCAAAATATACTATTTACGCACCATATGATGGAGTGATTACAGAAGCAGCTATAACACCGGGTACATTGGTACGAACAGGTCAGTTGTTAGGTGAGTTTATTAATCCGAATGTGTATGAGATGGAAGTAGCTATAAGCTTAAATGAAAGTGAATTTGTAAAAGTTGGGGATGATGTTCAGTTACAATCTGCTGATGTAAATGGAGATTGGAACGGAAAAGTAATAAGAGTAGGAAATAAAATTGATCCAAATACTCAGACTTTAAAGGCTTATGTACAAGCTTCTGGTAAAGGCCTAAAAGAAGGAATGTATTTGAAAGGTAGAATTAATGCAGATATTATAAACGATGCATTAGAGGTGCCGAGAAAGCTCTTAATGAACGATAGAGAATTGTATGTGGTAAAAGATTCTATGTTGGTTTCTAAAACAGTTGAAATTGTAAAACTTAACGACGAAACTGTAATTGTACGTGGTTTGGAAGATGGTACTGAGATCATTCGTGAAAACCTAACAGGAGCTTATGATGGAATGAAGGTTAAAACCTACAACTAGTTGCTCAAAATTTTTCTCCTAATTCCAATCAGATACCGAATATGAAATCAATTATAAAATATTTTATAAAGTACCCAATAGCCGGAAATGCCTTACTGGCTGTTACATTTATTTTTGGGTGGTTTAGTTTAACAAGCCTGCGATCTGCTTTCTTTCCTGAGTCTGAAAGTACTATAATAAATATTAGGGTAACTTATCCAGGATCTTCTCCAGAAGAAATTGAAGAGGGAGTAGTTTTAAAGATTGAAGATAACCTGAAAGGGCTTACGGGTATCAAAGAAATTTCATCTGTGTCACAAGAGAACGCTGGCTCAGTAACCGTAGAGATAGAAGATGCTTTTGATATAGATTTGATTTTGCAGGATGTGAAAAATGCTGTAGATCAAATTAGCTCTTTCCCAGATGGTATGGAACCTCCTTCCGTATATAAACAGGAAAACTTGAATATAGCCTGTACATTCACTTTGAGTGGTGATGCAGATCTGCGAACGCTTAAAGCTTATGGCAGGCAAGTAGAAAACGATCTTAGAGGCATTCCCGGAATTTCTAAAGTTGAGTTGGCGGGTTTCCCAGACGAAGAAATTGAAATTAGTTTGCGAGAAGATGATCTAAGAAGTTATCAACTTACATTTGACCAAGTAACCCAAGCGGTAAGAAGTGCTAATCTTGAAATTACTGGTGGTACTATAAAAGGAGAAAGAGAGGAGTTGCAAATTCGTTCGCGCTCGAAGGAATACTATGCTGATAACCTTAAAGATATCATTGTAAAAGCTTCTGATGATGGTACGATTATCAGGTTAAAAGATGTGGCTGATGTAGAAGATAAGTGGGCAGATACACCTAATAGAAGCTACATGAATGGTAATACAGCAGTTACTGTTATAGTTAATTATACCATTGAAGAGGATATCATTTATATTTCTGATAGAGTAAATGAATATATAGAAGAGTTTAACCAGAAGAATAATTATATAACAGCGACTATGATTAGAGATGGTGCTGTAGTGGTTAATCAAAGAATAGATCTTTTGGTAGAAAATGGCATTGTAGGTTCGTTTCTAGTTCTAGTTTTTCTTGCTTTATTTCTCAAATTTAGGTTAGCATTTTGGGTAGCATTAGGTATTCCCGTATCATTTTTTGGAATGTTTATTCTTGCTAGTCTATATGGTATATCCATCAATATTTCTTCTCTCTTCGGGATGATAATCGTTGTAGGTATTCTTGTAGATGATGGAATTGTAATATCAGAAAATATCTATCAACATTATGAGAAAGGCAAGCCTCCAATTAAAGCGGCTATAGATGGTACAATGGAAGTGGTGCCAGCTGTTTTTTCAGCGATTATAACTACTGTTTTAGCTTTTTCAATATTCTTCTTTTTAGAGGGGAGAATCGGTGATTTTGCCAACAATATCGCCTTCGTGGTAATTGTAACCTTATCTTTTTCATTAATAGAAGGTTTCTTTATTTTACCAGGGCACGTTGCACATTCTAATTCTTTAAAAAGAGGAGAAAAAGATGGTGTTGTAGAGAGAAAGATGGCTAATTTCATGGACTGGATGAAAAATAAGCTTTATGCCCCAGTTTTAAGATTCTGTATCAACAATCATACAATGGGACTGGCTATTCCATTATCATTCCTCATATTGAGTTTAGCTGCTGTAGCAGGTGGAATTGTAAAAACAACCTTCTTTGCGCCACTAGAATTTGACGTAATTTCAATTGAACTTACCATGCCTTCTGGTACTAGTAGTGCCGTAACATCGGAATGGTTAGACAAAATAGAAAAGGCAGTTTTTGAGGTAAATGATGAATTTTCTGAGGGAAGAGAAGATAGTTTAGAAATTATCAAATTTGTAGATAAAAGAGTTGGTCCTAGTATTAATACAGGTTCAATTAATATTAGTCTTTTAGATGCCGAAACTAGAAATGTACCAAGTTACTTGATAACGAATGCAATTCGCGAAAGAACAGGGCCTATCCCTGAAGCTGATAAAGTATCTTATGGCACGCGAAGTATTTTTGGTAAACCTGTTTCAATTTCTCTATTAGGCAACAATTTGGAGGAGTTAAATGCTGCCAAAGAAGAGTTGAAGCTAGCACTAAGCGATATGCCAGAATTAAAAGATGTGGTTGATAGTGATCAGGAAGGTTTACGAGAGATAGATATTAAGCTCAAAGAAAAGGCACATTTGCTTGGTTTAACTTTACAGCAAGTAGTAAACCAAGTTAGATATGGTTTTTTTGGTAGCGAAGTACAAAGATTACAACGTGGACTAGATGAAGTAAAAGTTTGGGTAAGGTATAAAGAGACTGATAGAAGATCGGTAGGTAATCTGGAAGATATGCGAATTAGAACTGATTCTGGTCAAGAGTTTCCTTTGAGAGAGATTGCTTTTTTTGAGGTGCAAAGAGGTTTAATTGCTATTAATCACTTAAATGGCAAAAGGGAGATCAATGTAGAAGCAGATTTGGCAGACCCAAATACTTCCGCTACAGACATGATGTCGATTGTGAGTAACCAGATTCTACCACCAGTGCTTAGTAAGTATCCAACAGTTGCTTTCGAGTATGGAGGGCAGACGAAAGCTGCAAGTAGAACTGCGAGTTCGGGTTCAAAAGTAGTTTTTGTAGTATTAATCCTCATTTTTGTAGTAATTTCACTTACATTTAGATCAGCAGTACAAGCGCTTAATGTAATAATTACAGTGCCATTTGGTGTAATTGGTGTGGTTTGGGGACATTTTATTCACGGAGCTCCAATTAGCTTTTTATCGGCTTATGGTATTTTGGCATTAATTGGTATTATGGTTAATGATTCACTCGTACTAGTGGGGGCATTTAACAATTTACTAAAAGAAGGCTATGCCTTTAAAGATGCATTGTTTGAAGCTGGTTTATCTCGTTTTAGACCAATTGTTTTAACCTCTGTAACTACCATTGCTGGATTAGGTCCACTTATACTTGAAACAAGTTTTCAGGCTAAATTCTTAATCCCAATGGCTATTTCTGTAGCTTATGGCTTGGGAGTTGCAACATTCCTCACTTTGCTTACTTTACCAGTTCTTTTAGCTTCAATGAACGCATTAAAAGTACATTTATACTGGTTGTGGGAAGGTAAGAAGCCTACACCAGAAGAGATGGAACCAGCAGTTCAAGAATTAAAAGCCGAGATTCCTCAATAAAAATTATAATTTAAAAGAAACGGGATGCTATTAAATAGACATCCCGTTTTTTTATATA
It includes:
- a CDS encoding sulfatase-like hydrolase/transferase; amino-acid sequence: MNYQIVVFLNKKASTCAIILVLITFAISCNTPQQIKTKKPNILFVSIDDLRPALGAYEDPIAITPNLDQFASEGMTFRQTFCQSAVCAPSRASLMTGLRPDSTRVWHLGDKFREINPETVTMPQHFAKFGYHTVNIGKIFHNYMPDSVSWDEPDLRPTQFVKPEWIGRDGETFYISEEVNQSQEIKRDSLLKLKPVRYADGWNTGPVWEAADVHDSLYYDGAQTELAKRTLSRLAKMDEPFYMGLGFFRPHLPFAVPKKYWDLYNRDKIP
- a CDS encoding sulfatase/phosphatase domain-containing protein, translating into MNSMYELRHYDGFGHIGHPTSNYRMSEDTVRILRHGYYASVSYVDALFGELVSHLKELGIYENTIIIVWGDHGWKLGDHNSWGKMTNYNIDLKVPMMIRYPEQQQRGAHTFAITELVDMFPSLCELAGIEVPTYMQGTSFVPLLNNPELPWKTAAFSQFHRRPRVSADGKRYMGYSINTDEFHYIEWYGWDHKTGIRGEYTTAELYDRQNDPFETVNIAENEAYNEVVEDLSKQLAAGWKKAIPES
- a CDS encoding efflux RND transporter periplasmic adaptor subunit, which produces MNKRKLSIVGGALVIIASIFFAMKIATPEEQTARKQVVSDLKLVRTSLVKNQDVNSSVAVTGKLEAKNKIEIYAEVSGVMLEASKEFKPGNYYRKGEVLVKLDDSEARLDMLAQKSNVLNQITLILPEIKIDYSQSASEWLEYVESFDVNKPLPELPEPKNDQEKYFFAAQNVYNLYYTIKSAESRLAKYTIYAPYDGVITEAAITPGTLVRTGQLLGEFINPNVYEMEVAISLNESEFVKVGDDVQLQSADVNGDWNGKVIRVGNKIDPNTQTLKAYVQASGKGLKEGMYLKGRINADIINDALEVPRKLLMNDRELYVVKDSMLVSKTVEIVKLNDETVIVRGLEDGTEIIRENLTGAYDGMKVKTYN
- a CDS encoding efflux RND transporter permease subunit; the encoded protein is MKSIIKYFIKYPIAGNALLAVTFIFGWFSLTSLRSAFFPESESTIINIRVTYPGSSPEEIEEGVVLKIEDNLKGLTGIKEISSVSQENAGSVTVEIEDAFDIDLILQDVKNAVDQISSFPDGMEPPSVYKQENLNIACTFTLSGDADLRTLKAYGRQVENDLRGIPGISKVELAGFPDEEIEISLREDDLRSYQLTFDQVTQAVRSANLEITGGTIKGEREELQIRSRSKEYYADNLKDIIVKASDDGTIIRLKDVADVEDKWADTPNRSYMNGNTAVTVIVNYTIEEDIIYISDRVNEYIEEFNQKNNYITATMIRDGAVVVNQRIDLLVENGIVGSFLVLVFLALFLKFRLAFWVALGIPVSFFGMFILASLYGISINISSLFGMIIVVGILVDDGIVISENIYQHYEKGKPPIKAAIDGTMEVVPAVFSAIITTVLAFSIFFFLEGRIGDFANNIAFVVIVTLSFSLIEGFFILPGHVAHSNSLKRGEKDGVVERKMANFMDWMKNKLYAPVLRFCINNHTMGLAIPLSFLILSLAAVAGGIVKTTFFAPLEFDVISIELTMPSGTSSAVTSEWLDKIEKAVFEVNDEFSEGREDSLEIIKFVDKRVGPSINTGSINISLLDAETRNVPSYLITNAIRERTGPIPEADKVSYGTRSIFGKPVSISLLGNNLEELNAAKEELKLALSDMPELKDVVDSDQEGLREIDIKLKEKAHLLGLTLQQVVNQVRYGFFGSEVQRLQRGLDEVKVWVRYKETDRRSVGNLEDMRIRTDSGQEFPLREIAFFEVQRGLIAINHLNGKREINVEADLADPNTSATDMMSIVSNQILPPVLSKYPTVAFEYGGQTKAASRTASSGSKVVFVVLILIFVVISLTFRSAVQALNVIITVPFGVIGVVWGHFIHGAPISFLSAYGILALIGIMVNDSLVLVGAFNNLLKEGYAFKDALFEAGLSRFRPIVLTSVTTIAGLGPLILETSFQAKFLIPMAISVAYGLGVATFLTLLTLPVLLASMNALKVHLYWLWEGKKPTPEEMEPAVQELKAEIPQ